The following proteins come from a genomic window of Athalia rosae chromosome 1, iyAthRosa1.1, whole genome shotgun sequence:
- the LOC105687158 gene encoding cytosol aminopeptidase-like isoform X2 codes for MALLLIRAKGLSQGISQLRFFAHQATMKKGLVLGVYEAESQDGVTLTPTAVKYNELVNGKLLESISLAGPKLKKAETRVFWGLEPAESRQHVGVAVVGLGKPNVGVNELEEIHEGKENVRIAAAAGVRALDAVEIKDIHIEALGDAEAAAEGASLTRWFYQGYKNKEKQKVLPEISYYGSEGEQDWHKGVIKAEAQNWARKLADTPANWMTPSIFAEEVSSVLTPLGVNVQVHDKAWAQQKGMGSFLSVARGSNEPPKFLEIAYNGAGQAGKPPIVFVGKGVTFDSGGISIKPSAQMDEMRADMGGAACVVASIKAAAVLQTRVNIVGLIPLTENLPSGTATKPGDVVIAMNGKTICVDNTDAEGRLILADALCYAQEFNPKFILDIATLTGAMRIALGGVATGVFTSSTELFENLKEAGTYTGDRVWRFPLWQHFNDRMTKAHKAVDVNNMGKNKGGGSCTAAGFLREFVDKDTPWLHLDIAGVMGPDNDDLPYLPAGMTGRPTRTLVQFLEQLS; via the exons ATGGCATTGCTCCTTATCAGAGCCAAAGGATTGAGCCAAGGAATTTCTCAGTTGCGTTTCTTCGCACATCAAGCAACCATGAAG AAGGGATTAGTGCTTGGAGTATACGAGGCGGAAAGCCAGGATGGTGTAACATTGACCCCTACTGCTGTCAAATACAACGAGCTTGTCAATGGAAAGTTACTAGAAAGCATTTCTCT AGCTGGGCCAAAATTGAAGAAGGCAGAGACTAGGGTGTTCTGGGGCTTAGAACCGGCCGAAAGTAGGCAACACGTTGGTGTAGCTGTTGTTGGATTGGGAAAGCCAAATGTTGGTGTGAACGAATTAGAAGAAATACACGAAGGCAAGGAGAATGTTCGAATTGCAGCTGCCG ctgGAGTTCGGGCATTGGATGCTGTTGAAATCAAGGACATACATATTGAGGCACTTGGAGATGCTGAAGCAGCAGCTGAAGGTGCTAGCCTCACGAGATGGTTTTACCAGGGTTACAAGAACAAGGAAAAGCAGAAAGTTTTACCAGAGATTTCGTATTATGGTTCGGAAGGAGA GCAAGACTGGCACAAGGGAGTTATCAAGGCAGAGGCCCAAAACTGGGCACGGAAATTGGCAGATACACCAGCAAACTGGATGACTCCCTCGATCTTTGCTGAAGAGGTATCTTCAGTGCTAACTCCACTTGGAGTTAATGTCCAAGTTCATGATAAAGCGTGGGCTCAGCAGAAGGGTATGGGTTCATTCTTGAGCGTGGCCCGAGGCAGTAATGAACCACCTAAGTTTCTTGAAATCGCTTACAATGGAGCGGGTCAAGCTGGCAAGCCACCCATTGTGTTTGTTGGCAAAGGTGTAACCTTCGACTCTGGTGGTATTAGCATCaag CCATCTGCTCAGATGGATGAAATGCGTGCAGATATGGGAGGCGCTGCTTGTGTCGTAGCTTCCATCAAAGCAGCTGCTGTGTTGCAGACAAGAGTTAACATTGTCGGCCTAATTCCATTGACAGAAAACTTGCCTTCTGGTACTGCTACAAAGCCTGGAGATGTTGTTATTGCAATGAATGGGAAAACCATTTGCGTTGATAACACGGACGCTGAGGGTAGACTTATTTTAGCTGATGCTTTATGCTATGCTCAAGAATTTAATCCGAA GTTTATTTTGGACATCGCTACATTGACCGGTGCTATGAGAATTGCGTTGGGAGGAGTTGCTACGGGTGTATTCACAAGCAGCACTGAGTTGTTTGAAAATCTAAAAGAAGCTGGAACATATACAGGGGATCGAGTTTGGAGATTTCCCCTCTGGCAACACTTCAATGACAGAATGACAA AGGCTCATAAAGCTGTGGATGTAAATAATATGGgcaaaaataaaggaggagGTTCTTGTACAGCTGCAGGGTTTTTGCGAGAGTTTGTAGACAAGGACACGCCCTGGCTTCACCTGGATATTGCTGGTGTTATGGGCCCTGACAATGATGATCTGCCTTACCTTCCAGCTGGTATGACAGGTCGCCCAACGCGCACACTTGTCCAATTCCTTGAGCAATTATCTTAA
- the LOC105687158 gene encoding E3 ubiquitin-protein ligase COP1-like isoform X1, whose product MSASESGGLESGIVNLGSVTEGSTMSNNQSERTVKRLLQSPNVLHGIVGTLEDKNNDYLCPICFEVINEAHITRCGHTFCYRCIANSLEASGRCPKCSFTLGQQDIFPNFLLNELVSKYRTRMKGYTDLGIGRTGHRSGGISGPDIDMMAPLSDGLRDFVAAESANLTLPDVNVMLEVLTQRKHLLEAESCATQNKLLHEFLKHLLQQKEEQRNQLVREVALIKSDMEEVENILKEVQSKCPRVEDLRKSSETDTAQVSAIKKEMIELIDIIDSSMVKTGELNPPTLTSNDKVVSGVAQKQNDSHTTSALALRRKRMHAHFDDFVQCYFESRAKELLFGQSQKALQQTEMSPGTSSGLDIFRENLVKFSRYNSLRPLATLNYSSDIFNNSTIVSSIEFDKDNEFFAIAGVTKRIKVFDYGAVLRDSVDIHYPCVEMVCSSKISCVSWNSYHKGMLASSDYEGTVTVWDALTGQRTKAFQEHEKRCWSVDFNDVDTRLIASGSDDAKVKLWSLNIDHSVASLEAKANVCCVKFNPKSSCHLAFGSADHCVHYYDLRNMKEALCVFKGHRKAVSYVKFINKEEIVSASTDSQLKMWNINNPHCLRSFVGHVNEKNFVGLATDGDYVACGSENNALYVYYKGLSKQLFSNKFDAVRSVLELQEKKEEDLNEFVSAVCWRQMSNVVVAANSQGIIKILELV is encoded by the coding sequence atgTCTGCCAGCGAGAGTGGTGGGCTTGAAAGCGGAATTGTAAATCTAGGTTCTGTCACTGAGGGCTCAACAATGTCTAACAATCAAAGTGAACGGACGGTTAAACGTTTATTACAGTCCCCAAACGTCCTTCATGGGATTGTTGGTACCCTGGAAGATAAGAATAACGATTACCTATGCCCAATATGTTTTGAGGTAATAAATGAAGCACATATCACCCGATGTGGCCATACATTTTGTTATCGATGCATTGCAAATTCACTTGAAGCCAGTGGGCGCTGCCCAAAATGTAGTTTCACTTTGGGCCAACAGGAcatatttccaaattttttgttgaatGAGTTAGTTTCTAAATACAGAACACGAATGAAAGGCTATACTGATCTAGGAATTGGTCGTACCGGCCATAGAAGTGGAGGAATTAGTGGACCAGACATAGATATGATGGCTCCTCTTAGCGATGGACTGAGAGATTTTGTTGCAGCAGAGAGTGCCAACTTGACTTTGCCTGATGTAAATGTAATGCTTGAAGTACTTACACAGAGAAAGCACTTGCTTGAGGCAGAATCGTGTGCaacacaaaataaactgcTGCACGAATTCCTGAAACATTTACTTCAGCAAAAAGAGGAACAGCGAAATCAATTGGTTAGAGAGGTTGCATTGATTAAAAGTGATATGGAAgaagtagaaaatattttgaaagaaGTTCAAAGTAAATGTCCTCGTGTAGAGGATTTGAGAAAATCTAGCGAAACTGATACAGCCCAAGTATCCGCCatcaaaaaagagatgattGAATTGATCGATATCATAGATTCTAGCATGGTCAAAACTGGCGAGCTGAATCCACCTACGTTGACTAGCAATGATAAAGTTGTCAGTGGGGTTGCGCAGAAACAAAATGATTCGCATACTACCTCTGCATTGGCACTTCGCCGCAAAAGGATGCACGCACATTTTGATGATTTTGTTCAATGTTACTTTGAATCTCGGGCTAAAGAACTACTTTTTGGGCAATCACAAAAAGCACTACAACAAACAGAAATGAGCCCTGGCACTAGCTCAGGACTAGATATATTCAGAGAGAATCTAGTCAAATTTTCGAGGTATAATTCTCTACGGCCACTAGCTACGTTAAATTATTCGTCAGacatattcaataattctacTATTGTGTCAAGTATCGAGTTTGACAaggacaatgaattttttgcaattgCTGGGGTAACAAAACGTATCAAGGTATTTGATTATGGAGCAGTGTTACGCGATTCTGTCGATATTCACTATCCATGTGTTGAAATGGTTTGCAGTTCCAAAATATCGTGCGTCTCATGGAATTCTTATCACAAAGGAATGTTAGCTTCTTCCGATTATGAGGGTACAGTGACAGTATGGGATGCTTTAACAGGTCAACGTACAAAAGCTTTCCAAGAACATGAGAAACGGTGCTGGTCCGTTGATTTTAACGACGTTGACACCAGACTCATAGCTTCAGGTTCAGATGATGCAAAAGTTAAATTATGGTCTCTCAATATCGACCACTCTGTTGCTTCCCTCGAAGCTAAGGCCAACGTTTGCTGTGTCAAATTTAATCCCAAAAGTTCTTGTCATCTAGCATTTGGATCAGCAGATCACTGTGTACATTATTACGATTTACGGAACATGAAGGAAGCATTGTGTGTATTCAAGGGCCATCGCAAAGCTGTATCTTACGTGAAGTTCATcaataaagaagaaattgtTTCAGCAAGTACGGATTCACAGTTGAAAATGTGGAACATTAACAACCCTCACTGTCTCCGATCTTTCGTGGGACacgtgaatgagaaaaattttgtcggATTGGCAACTGATGGTGATTATGTTGCTTGTGGATCCGAAAATAATGCATTGTACGTTTATTACAAGGGATTATCGAAACAACTATTTTCAAACAAGTTCGATGCGGTCAGAAGTGTCTTGGAGCtgcaagaaaagaaagaggaagaccTGAATGAATTTGTCTCAGCTGTGTGTTGGAGACAAATGTCTAATGTAGTAGTAGCAGCAAATTCTCAGGGCATTATTAAAATCTTGGAGCTTgtttga
- the LOC105687158 gene encoding E3 ubiquitin-protein ligase COP1-like isoform X3 has product MSASESGGLESGIVNLGSVTEGSTMSNNQSERTVKRLLQSPNVLHGIVGTLEDKNNDYLCPICFEVINEAHITRCGHTFCYRCIANSLEASGRCPKCSFTLGQQDIFPNFLLNELVSKYRTRMKGYTDLGIGRTGHRSGGISGPDIDMMAPLSDGLRDFVAAESANLTLPDVNVMLEVLTQRKHLLEAESCATQNKLLHEFLKHLLQQKEEQRNQLVREVALIKSDMEEVENILKEVQSKCPRVEDLRKSSETDTAQVSAIKKEMIELIDIIDSSMVKTGELNPPTLTSNDKVVSGVAQKQNDSHTTSALALRRKRMHAHFDDFVQCYFESRAKELLFGQSQKALQQTEMSPGTSSGLDIFRENLVKFSRYNSLRPLATLNYSSDIFNNSTIVSSIEFDKDNEFFAIAGVTKRIKFQNIVRLMEFLSQRNVSFFRL; this is encoded by the exons atgTCTGCCAGCGAGAGTGGTGGGCTTGAAAGCGGAATTGTAAATCTAGGTTCTGTCACTGAGGGCTCAACAATGTCTAACAATCAAAGTGAACGGACGGTTAAACGTTTATTACAGTCCCCAAACGTCCTTCATGGGATTGTTGGTACCCTGGAAGATAAGAATAACGATTACCTATGCCCAATATGTTTTGAGGTAATAAATGAAGCACATATCACCCGATGTGGCCATACATTTTGTTATCGATGCATTGCAAATTCACTTGAAGCCAGTGGGCGCTGCCCAAAATGTAGTTTCACTTTGGGCCAACAGGAcatatttccaaattttttgttgaatGAGTTAGTTTCTAAATACAGAACACGAATGAAAGGCTATACTGATCTAGGAATTGGTCGTACCGGCCATAGAAGTGGAGGAATTAGTGGACCAGACATAGATATGATGGCTCCTCTTAGCGATGGACTGAGAGATTTTGTTGCAGCAGAGAGTGCCAACTTGACTTTGCCTGATGTAAATGTAATGCTTGAAGTACTTACACAGAGAAAGCACTTGCTTGAGGCAGAATCGTGTGCaacacaaaataaactgcTGCACGAATTCCTGAAACATTTACTTCAGCAAAAAGAGGAACAGCGAAATCAATTGGTTAGAGAGGTTGCATTGATTAAAAGTGATATGGAAgaagtagaaaatattttgaaagaaGTTCAAAGTAAATGTCCTCGTGTAGAGGATTTGAGAAAATCTAGCGAAACTGATACAGCCCAAGTATCCGCCatcaaaaaagagatgattGAATTGATCGATATCATAGATTCTAGCATGGTCAAAACTGGCGAGCTGAATCCACCTACGTTGACTAGCAATGATAAAGTTGTCAGTGGGGTTGCGCAGAAACAAAATGATTCGCATACTACCTCTGCATTGGCACTTCGCCGCAAAAGGATGCACGCACATTTTGATGATTTTGTTCAATGTTACTTTGAATCTCGGGCTAAAGAACTACTTTTTGGGCAATCACAAAAAGCACTACAACAAACAGAAATGAGCCCTGGCACTAGCTCAGGACTAGATATATTCAGAGAGAATCTAGTCAAATTTTCGAGGTATAATTCTCTACGGCCACTAGCTACGTTAAATTATTCGTCAGacatattcaataattctacTATTGTGTCAAGTATCGAGTTTGACAaggacaatgaattttttgcaattgCTGGGGTAACAAAACGTATCAAG TTCCAAAATATCGTGCGTCTCATGGAATTCTTATCACAAAGGAATGTTAGCTTCTTCCGATTATGA